The genomic region GGCCTGACACTCGCCACGCCCCTCACCCAAGCCGCCGACCCGGTCTCCCTGACACTCTATAACGGTCAACATAAGGAAGTCGGCGACGCCGTCGCCAAAGCCTTCGAAGCCAAGACCGGGATTCACGTCAATGTGCGCAAGGGCAGCAGCAACCAGCTCGCCAGCCAGATCGTCGAAGAAGGCGATCGCTCTCCCGCCGACGTGATCTACACCGAAGAATCGCCACCACTGAACAAGCTCGGCGAACAAGGCCTGCTGGCGAAAGCCGATACCGCCACGCTTGAAGTCCTGCCCAAGGACTACGTTGCCGGCAACGGCACCTGGATCGGCATCACCGCGCGGGTCCGGGTCGTCGCCTTCAACCCCAAACTGATCGACGAAAAAGACCTGCCCAAGTCAGTGATGGAGTTCTCCGAGCCGAAATGGCAAGGCAAGGTCGGCTTCGTACCTTCCAGCGGCGCCTTCCAGGAACAGGCCGTGGCGATTATCAAGGTCCACGGGATGGACGCTGCCGAAGAATGGCTGACCGGCCTGCGCGCGTTCGGCAAAACCTACAGCAACAACATGGTTGCACTGAAAGCCGTGGAAAATGGCGAAGTCGCCACCGTGCTAGTGAACAACTATTACTGGTTTGCCTTGCAGCGTGAAAAAGGCCAGCTCGATTCGAAACTGCATTACTTCACCGGTGGCGACGTCGGCGGACTGATCACCGTGTCCAGCGCTGCCGTACTGAAATCCAGCAAACATCCAAAAGAAGCCCAGCAATTGCTCGCTTACATGGCCAGCGAAGAAGGTCAGCGCGTGATCACCCAGACCACCGCCGAATACCCGCTGCACAAGGGCATGGCATCGGATCGCGGCCTCAAGCCGTTCAGTGAACTGCAAGCGCCGAACGTCACCCCAGCCGACCTCGGCAACGCCGAAGAAGCCCTGGACCTGGAACGTGATGTTGGCTTGAACTGATGAGCGCCTCGTTATCCGCCCCCGACGCGCGCAGGAGCTACACGCCACGGCGCAAGCGGCCATCGATCTGGCTACTGCTACCGGTTCTGCTGCTGGTGGTACTCAGCCTGTTGCCGCTGGCCTATGTCGGTCTCAAAACCTGGCAAGCCGGCTGGGCCGAGGCACTGCATCTGTTGTGGCGGCCCTACGTGTTTGGCCTGCTGCGCAATACTCTGGCGCTGATGCTGGGTGTCACATTGGCCTGCGGTGTAATTGGCTTGTCACTCGCCTGGCTGCTGGAACGCAGCAATCTGCCGGGACGGCGGTTATGGGGTGTGATCCTGTGTCTGCCGTTCGCGGTGCCGGCATTTGTCAGCAGCTTCACCTGGGTGTCCCTGAGTGCTCACTTCGAAGGGCTGGGTGGGGCGATTCTGGTGATGACCCTGTCCAAGTACCCGCTGATCTTTCTGCCGGTCGCGGCAACGCTGCGCAATCTCGACCCCTCTCTTGAAGAGTCTGCCCGGACCCTGGGGCAGAATCGTTGGGGTGTATTCTTCAAAATCACCCTGCCCCTGCTCTGGCCGTCACTGCTGGCCGGCTCGCTGCTGATTGCGCTGCACATGCTGGTGGAGTTCGGCGCACTGTCGATCATCGGCCTGCAAACCTTTACCACGGCGATCTATCAGCAGTTCGAACTGGAATTCAGCAACGCCAACGCGGCGATGCTTTCTGCGGTGTTGCTAGCGCTGTGCCTGGTGCTGCTATGGCTTGAGTTGCGAGTGCGCGGCAAAGGCCGACACGTACGCACCGGCCAGGGCGCTGCGCGGCATGCGGAGCTGGTTCGGCTGGGGCCGTGGGCGACAGCCGGGCAGCTTTACTGCTTGCTGCTGGCGATCATCGGCAGCGGCATCCCACTGGGAATGCTGGCGTACTGGCTGATGGTGGGTTCATCGGCAGCGTTCCCGGTGGCCGCCATCAGCGAAGCATTGCTGTCATCGCTGGCGCTGTCGCTCGGTGGAGCAGCGTTGTGCCTGGTGCTGGCAGTACCGGTGGGGTTGCTGGTGGTGCGCCATAAAGGCCGACTGGCAATCTGGGCCGAGCGCTTGCCGTATCTGCTGCATGCACTGCCAGGATTGGTGATTGCACTGACCCTGGTGTATTTCGCCCTGCATTATGTGCCAGTGCTGTACCAGACCTCGGCGCTGCTGCTGATTGCCTATGCGCTGTTGTTTCTGCCACTGGCGCAGGCACCGATTCGCACCGCGCTGAACAAGGCCGCGCCGCAACTGGAAGAGGCAGCGCGCACACTGGGGGCGTCGTCCTTCAGCGCGTTTTGTCGGGTGACGTTGCCCATCATCTTTCCCGCCCTGGGCGCAGCGTTTGCGCTGGTGTTTCTGGATGCGATGAAGGAACTGACGGCGACGCTGCTGCTGAGCCCCACCGGGCTCAATACATTGGCGACGGAAGTCTGGGCGCACACCGCGAATGTGGAGTTTGCGGCGGCGGCGCCTTATGCG from Pseudomonas sp. GGS8 harbors:
- a CDS encoding extracellular solute-binding protein is translated as MMLRNTLRRGLTITLLGLTLATPLTQAADPVSLTLYNGQHKEVGDAVAKAFEAKTGIHVNVRKGSSNQLASQIVEEGDRSPADVIYTEESPPLNKLGEQGLLAKADTATLEVLPKDYVAGNGTWIGITARVRVVAFNPKLIDEKDLPKSVMEFSEPKWQGKVGFVPSSGAFQEQAVAIIKVHGMDAAEEWLTGLRAFGKTYSNNMVALKAVENGEVATVLVNNYYWFALQREKGQLDSKLHYFTGGDVGGLITVSSAAVLKSSKHPKEAQQLLAYMASEEGQRVITQTTAEYPLHKGMASDRGLKPFSELQAPNVTPADLGNAEEALDLERDVGLN
- a CDS encoding iron ABC transporter permease; this translates as MSASLSAPDARRSYTPRRKRPSIWLLLPVLLLVVLSLLPLAYVGLKTWQAGWAEALHLLWRPYVFGLLRNTLALMLGVTLACGVIGLSLAWLLERSNLPGRRLWGVILCLPFAVPAFVSSFTWVSLSAHFEGLGGAILVMTLSKYPLIFLPVAATLRNLDPSLEESARTLGQNRWGVFFKITLPLLWPSLLAGSLLIALHMLVEFGALSIIGLQTFTTAIYQQFELEFSNANAAMLSAVLLALCLVLLWLELRVRGKGRHVRTGQGAARHAELVRLGPWATAGQLYCLLLAIIGSGIPLGMLAYWLMVGSSAAFPVAAISEALLSSLALSLGGAALCLVLAVPVGLLVVRHKGRLAIWAERLPYLLHALPGLVIALTLVYFALHYVPVLYQTSALLLIAYALLFLPLAQAPIRTALNKAAPQLEEAARTLGASSFSAFCRVTLPIIFPALGAAFALVFLDAMKELTATLLLSPTGLNTLATEVWAHTANVEFAAAAPYAALLIVVSGLPVYLLTTRMYLSR